The genomic window ggtatcataactttgatatttactaAAATAATCCTTTTAAACATAAAGGGTTCCAAGTAAAATAAACTTAGGAGTTccaactttaatttctacaagcttaaattaaaaactAGGTCTTTGCAGTGCTGCATTAAGCCACAATACCATAGAAACGCACAATCCTCTCATAATTAGGCTAGTTTAATTATTATCAAACTCACCTGAACAAGCTTATAGGCATTTCAgattactagaaagctacaggcaggtgagtttaattagggttgcaATTGATCTGATTTCCTTTAATTTTTAACCCCCCATTTTACAGAGGTAGATATTGCAGTAACAcgctttcttcttatttttttgtgctttgttGTTTACTTCTTTTGATGCACCAATTTAACGTGTTTTCTAGCAATGATTGTTGTGAGATCGCAGGCAGCGAGGATGACAGCTCGAGTTTATTTCTTGTTGATTGCTGTTTTATCGTGTCTGTTTGGATACCTGAACACGACTCGCACCATTCAAAGACGAAGCACAGGTGAGAAGATCTGCTGACTGCATTACACCGCTAAAATTTTGAAATGAATGACTTCATCTTTTAGACACAGTTTAGGGATGAGTAGtaggttttaaaatgttttttgcttTAAAGCAGACGTGTATTTGGGTTTGAGACTCCTAGCATGGCCCCTGATATGCAATTGCTGAGAGGGGGGGTGTGAGGCCCTGTGCGAGGCCCTCTACACTATATATCTATTTCTGGTCCATTTACTATATAGCTATATCTGATCAATTGTTATGCCATGCTCACTTGCATGCTTGTGCACAAATCCTAAAACATAAGGCCTACTTGTACATCTGTATCTACAGTTTAAATGCGTCTATGTCCCCTCTGAGATACATGAACCGTGTAACTCCAAATACTacttcagatgcagattccagaagtGGTATCTTTCATTCCAACATGAGGAAACAAGTACTGGAAGAAGTGCTgcttattcttacccaaaaatacaaaatggaagataTGATAAAACTGATTACcatcttgctactcaagctgtgtGTGACCATTTGTTCATGACTGCTGCTTTTACGCATTACTTTTACTTCAATATTtaagacttaaaaaaattaaataaaatctgaccTTAAGGCATTCTCAACTAGTTCTAAATGGTGACTAAGTTATACCACTTATTTTATGGTGAGACATGGACCTCATACTTTCCATTCCAAATGTTTAAGAATCAGAACTCTTGTAATCCTGACAATGTATACATTGTTGGAATGGTCTGGgtctcaagattccatatttggtggttGCTCTGTCAGATTTAATATTGAGAGTGAAATTTGCTACATGTGACATGTATTTAAAAAGGAATTTGGATGGCACCCAGTGGCTGTTTGTGGTAAAataaatgcccccccccccccccccctctaaaaTGCGTTTCAATTCTTCCTTTAGGATCTTCAAGCACATGATAGCTTTACAAAATAGAGGAATAACTGCGTATATACAACAACTAAAGCTGACTATCTGTGTCCACACAGTGAAGCCGGGTCAGTGTCCCATACCGGAGATGATTCCACTGTGGGCTGAAAGCTGTTTCAATGATGGACAGTGTCCGACCACACAGAAGTGTTGCCCAACCACCAGtggctttgcatgcagtgaaccaCGTGGTCCAGTACAGGGCAGCAAACCAGGCCAGGGAATCCGACAGGGACAGAGTAGCAGACAAGGCCAGGCTAGCGGACGGGGCAGTGGaccaggacagggaagcggacaggctAGTGGCCACGGACAGGGTAAGGGAAGCGGACAGGCTAGTGGCCACGGACAGGGTAAGGGAAGCGGACAGGCTAGTGGCCACGGACAGGGTAAGGGAAGCGGACAGGCTAGTGGCCACGGACAGGGTAAGGGAAGCGGACAGGCTAGTGGCCACGGACAGGGTAAGGGAAGCGGACAGGCTAGTGGCCACGGACAGGGTAAGGGAAGCGGACAGTCTAGTGGACAGGGACCGGGACAGGGTAAGGGAAGCGGACAGGCTAGTGGACAGGGACAGGGTAAGGGAAGCGGACAGGCTAGTGGACGGGGACAGGGTAAGGGAAGCGGACAGGCTAGTGGCCACGGACAGGGACAGGGTAAGGGAAGTGGACAGGGACAGGCTAGCGGACAGGGTAAGGGAAGTGGACCGGGACAGGCTAGCGGCCACGGACAGGGTAAGGGAAGTGGACTGGGACCGGGACAGGCTAGCGGCCATGGACAGGGCCAGGCTAGCGGCCACGAACCGGGACAGGGTAAGGGAAGTGGACTGGGACAGGTTAGTGGCCAGGGTAAGGGAAGTGGACTGGGCCAGGGAAACGGACAGGCTAGTGGACAGTCTAGCTTCTGGGGAggaggccagggtcagggaccgCAGAGGCAATGGGGACCGTGGGGACCGTGGTGGCAATGGGGACCATGGGGCAGATGGGGACGGTGGTGATGGCGGGCCAGGGGAGTGTTCAATGAAATTGTTAGTGTGTGGTCATTGAAATGGTCATGGGGATTTTGCCTAACACCTACTGGAGATCTCTCTAATTCCGTGATCTTCATATGGCATGTTTTCCCTGTTTGCTCAACCTTTTTGATTTTCTGCCTCTCCTCTACCACCTCAAATAAAAATTGCTTTATTGAAAAGATGGGGTCTTTTGGTTTGATTTGGTGGTTTTCTCACATACATACTTTCTGGCATCACTGCATTAAGTTCCTCTCCCTGAgacctggggcctgttcttcgtacgtcgctaactctgTTAGCTGGGTTTGAacgttgacgatttggcgtgatcttggatcatttgttCTTCGAAGCTTATCCTGGAGCTGCTGCTGTCATGACAACAgatccgtaagcttaaacctgctcgggagcaggcttatttcatgtaaacaggattagatcgcttcttttcaaccagaactgatactcaaaatatgtctgctaccaccgcttctttattacaagagtatcgtactgatccagggacaataatttaaaataatcattaaaaaaaattacttaaaattgcTAAGTAGTcaataacagcctactatagacagagCCAgatttactcactgaaatatgtatttgtcataaaattattacttcataattgtatttgaGTCttacacatgctatacagataatagagtggtgcattattttgagtgatgactgctattataagagtggcttgatggagatgcagataacatgatattgacccttaagaaacttttttttattagtgctgtcacgtagcaaatctgtccaaatataaaatgaatagataacgtctacattgaaataaaaatgtaaagactgcacaactactATAAATTgggaatctaaataattgggaatcgtgaaaaaataaaaaacatgtatctattatctgtttcatataTCTTTTATAacatgtagttttgtttgcttggctgtttcctgataaaagtccagaaatttgtttttcgtcgggtgtcattttaaattatatgacgtcattacattgccgtcttgccaccagccaatcgctgcactgctgatcatggtttcgagtatcgatacatatccccttttaagctaACACATGAATGCTCAGATAACTCAagccagcgatactaatcatacacaacaggtgtgttcgaagaacccgaTTAGCAcaatgatatcatcttggatgtatcatttgatctcggatgtaataagcgacgtacgaagaacgggcccctggacATTTAGCAAAGCATTGTATTTCAGATTGAGTGTGATGGGGCCCCAACTTGTTTGACAATTTTCATGTCATTGCTCCAATGTGGGCCAGGCATCGGGTTTGTtatagggtgtactcacactaggcacggttgccatgaactgggcccgagtacgattgtccccactccccctctggcctgcactcacatatagggtttcagcattcgtgccggagcacgcttacgtcattatggtgcgacggtttcgggataaacaggaagagcggcgcgctctgaacacaatggagtgcatcgctctgttttctttgtggataattttgtgttgtttggtccacagcctgttgttaaacagatgtgtcgccttagtggcgcgaaaattttcacgtaatcgtgctgctcgtatgaggatgtttgcaaggtaccagctgaagtgcagcaaggactttgcagtttttagtttttatgcgttttgcacctctgccgtagaccaaagcgaccctttccctgccatgttggttttggagcgtcgcaaaaccgtgacgcaacgcgtccttttccgtgctccagcacggttagcgctcacactgcatgcgaaccgtgcccgagtccaactgaaccgtgccctggcccacctcttccaagcgggccagggccggctaatcgagccgtgcccgggcacgattcggagcactcacactagtcaaacgaactgcgctttggtggtcaaacgcactcgggcacggttcaaactggctagtgtgagtacacccttaggcTTCctcactttttatattttagatatcaATCAATTATTagggtgaaaaaaataaagtgcTGCCCTGGGGGAAAGAAGGCCTATACCGCAAATCACATTTTACCTTCCACTCTCTGCACAAATGACTGGCTATGCACCTAATATAGCACACATTAATGTAGGTTAAACTAACATTGTGAGAAGTGCTTTTAGTATTCATAGATTTTATCTTTGTCAAGTGGTAATGCTTGCAGAAGGCTAAATTGATTAAAAAGCTGGCTAATTTGCAGTCTGCCACTGGCAGCTTTGAAAAACAAAAGCTTGACTTTAACATTCTAAAGTTATTTCTTAAActttaatatttccattttaaaaatgagtgaactattttaaatggttttatttcaagtttttcaGAGAGATTTAAAGATGATGTAGTGCTGAGTCTGACTACAGGTGtttctcaaattagaatgtcgtgggaaAAGTTCATAtgaaacttttgtattaaattcaatgcacacggACAGAAGTTGTTTGGATTTTGGCTCCCATTTaacaaacccaccaattcaccatctccACAAATTTGAATGTTTCATACCCCACCCCCAAATgggtgaattgttggccttctggaaagtgttAATTTACtgcacatgtactcaatacttggttggggctccttttttGCCTTAATTAATACCTTGATTCGGCCTGGCAtgaaggtgatcagtttgtggcactgctgaggaatggaagcccaggttcctttgacagtggccttcagctcatctgcattgtttggactcttgtttctcatctttctcttgacaataccccatagattatcTGTAGCTTCATAACCAAAAGATGTGTTCAAATTCACAAGGTCCCTATGCAGACATCACTATGCAGAAAGCGCCACGCGTATCAAAGTTTCGATAAGATgacacaatataataataaatatgacacAGTATaggtaaaatataaaatgtcaacTCATACAAAGTACATGACTTTAAGTTGAcattataaaattgtaattaatacaATTTGTCATATCAGAACCCAActaaatttatatgaaaatactAAACATGATGTGTCTTCATAGCTGGGTTGGAGAACTTCTGTTTGGCAGCCATATTGGATTTTTTCCCCCTTGTAAACAGGTAGCACAATGCTAGCTGACATCACAATGGACTAAAGAACAAAAACAATCACAGTAGCCTGTGGATCAGGGGTCAACAATTTTGggcacaagtttttattttttatttgttttatctgtGGTATCCTTAGAACTTTAATAGTGTGTTAATGtgttttgtaaagtgtttttattcaaattttgacAGAGTAAAACCGTTATAATTACTAAAAATTGCTAGCCCAATGTcccggggctattgtgttttccagtcgggCTCCAAAATGTATCACCGCCCTGCCCGACGGCTATcttgaatagtgatgtaaaattcctaacctGATTTGCGTTGTTCGCTCACTTGTAGGGGTGAAATGGATCGGAATTGCTCTTTTGCACTTGCACAAGTTTGCACTTGTTTCCAATTCTTGCCGAttcaagcattttaaatcatTCACACGCATTCTGAGCTTACTCATTCAAAGCAAGCACTGGGagcagcatttcattttttttctttaagtattCTCATGAACAAagtcagttatgtcttaagtgaacgtatacagtggaTAAAGAAATcttgtgtattattatattggaTCTGTGCATTTGGTCTTAAAGGAGCAGCAGCATTTAAATATCTGCTGTTCCATTAGTGGAACCCGCTGTAAGAGAGTGACATCTGCATCTCATTCACAAAGGTAAAACCTAACCATTCTGTCTTtacttcacttttattttattatacaatccAAATGTAACATGTATTTAGCATCTTTTTTTGGATAGTAATTCAAATGGTTTCCTCAGATTTAAAAGAGCACAGACATAGCCTTTGTTTAGatgaaagatatatattttttggttgtataagtttttatttgatttaggaTTTGTTTTAAGATTTCAagttcattatttaacatttcaatttcgcaaagaaatatgcagcattttgtcccgagaaataataaaaggacacattttctCTTATACTGTgtcttaaatctaattttgtaaaaaaaataataatgaaggaCCTCCGACACTGGATTTCTACTGTGGAGTTTCTCATGATTTTGGGCACAACATCGTGGTATTGCTGATCCTGCTGACGGGAACACTGCAACCTGTTTGAGAAGAATTTATATGCTGCGGGTGATAACGCGTCTGGATTCTATGTCAAGTGATTCAGTTTGGATATCGCTGCTCCTATCATGCGGATTCCTTTGCTTTGCattgtcatcatcatcaacatcatcatcatcatcattgtcatCATTATTTTGACCCTGTCTGGGCTTCGTGGAGAGTGGGTCCTTCAACAACATTTGGATTTCATGATAAGGTACTCTTTTGCTGAACTTCTCTCATTGGAACATTATTTACTTCCCGACGTCTGTGTTCAAAAGACCTTGAAATCATATTGGCTTTTATGTCGGCCGAACTATTTACACAGAGGATCAAGGCGGCATGTTTATACTACTGGGACTGGCATTAAAGTTTTATGTTCTCTATCCAAGGcctctgaaacacaaaagcaTTCTGTATGTGGTGTTTGCCATGTAAACTTGTGTTATCCGAAACTGTCTCATCAGAAAGTACGAATTAAAACTGCTCGATTTGCACATCTAAATATTTGTTCACTGAATAATAAAACTGCTGTACTTCATGATATCATATTGAACAATGCTTTGGACTTATTTTGTATCTGAGAGACTTGGCACCAGCCAAATGATTTTATTAACTTAAATATGAGTGCTCCAccgggatatatatatattgagaggCCACGTCAAAGTGGTAAAGGTGGTGGTCTCGCTGTTATCTACAGAGCTGATATATCTGTCACGGAAATTACCATTTCCTATGTATTATCATTTGAGTGCATTGCTTTTAAAGTGAACGGTGTTTCACCTGTCCTTATTGTGCTCATATATCGACCTCCAAAACCAAATCCTCTGTTTTTTACTGAACTCACAGAATTACTTACATCTCTTAGTGCTGTTTGTCCAGCAATGATTGTGACTGAAGACATTAATTCATTAATCCCAAATTCAAGACCGCCAAACTTacgatatacactacagtctccgtgctcacagcgtcccaaacacaaatatttttttctatatttttttctatattaatattttcattttctggctaTCTGatacttcggtatggagttaaaggttcatattataactttttcgctagtattctatgacattgtgagtttatattatcaccttttgttgttttctcttgGTAACTGATATCtgtaactgaaagtgctgctatgtgacgtcagacttaacaagtgaatagactaaacaaaagcaaagtatgtgtatttaaacacttgcatgccatcgtgCAGGatatttaatggtgagaagagtacagtttttttttttcttatctgagaaaaaaaaagctagcATTGCACCCattctgaattaaaaataattttaaatctagTAACCTTAAGGCCGCGTGTCCACCAAAGCCTTTTCCACCAGAGCGCTTAGCATCTTATTCGCGTTGAACGCTGTGCATTGGCCTTTTTTCTCTTGCGCCGAGAGTTGAAGAATGTTCAACTTTGGATAAAACGCTGAGCAAATTCCACACCAATCCACTGTCACAACTGTTATTTGTTACATCGACGTTTCAACAAGCGCAACAACAAGAAAAATGgaatagaaattaatattgctgGTTTCTGGGCATCCAGAGCATTtaagtcagaaaaaaaattatttaccaaaTCAGATACAAGTAACAGTTTAGTGGTTATTCTGTATCATAGCAAACAAAGCGTctcaaccactgatctataatatagatatcatatatagatcagtggtctcaACTGAAAAAAAGCGCTCTCAATCACAGGTGGGCGTTTTCAGCAGAGCGCCTGGTGTTTTCAGCTGCCTAAAAACGCTTTGGTGGACACAGGGCCtaactatttaaaaacaatgttaatttaatttaggaCATTATCACTGATGAACATGTTCATCAGGTGAAGGCTTTTTCTGTGTCAACGATGACAAAGCAGGGTTGCTAACTCGCAAATTGTGCATGAGACACACATGCATTGATTATTACACCGAAGACAAACATGCAGATCAACCGTTTTTGTTATGAATTGTATCCTATTTTCCGTTATTATGTATAGCCTAATACAATAAGTGTAGTATTTAAGGTTAAATGAAGAAAAGGgttttaaattcaatgcaaagaggcatattaatgcaagaaaatactgaatttaacCAAAGAAAAGTAAGTACAGTAGGCCTATTCATGTGAATTGATAGTGAATCAAGAGATCGAAATTGATTAATGGTCATCAGCATCGTAATCATAtcaaattcattaatttttttacccTATTGTAGAAACACTATTgttacaaaacatatatttaatgtagtctCTCATTCACCACTATAGAAGTTTTCCCAACTATGACAACTTCCGCTAGAAAATATGAAAGGGTTATGTAACTACATTcaagataaactttttttttttttttttatgaaataaaatgcatacatgtGCACTGTTCAaagtatatagatttttatttaattatacatataaatgcTCAGCTGCAAAAACATGTTCTGAAACACACAAAGTAAAttaaatgatattattatatgaaataaataaatacaaatatatattattattttttttgttgttgttttttggggtGGGTTGGGGGAGGTATCCCCCAAGAGCTTTGACACAATTCGAACACTGAAAGAAACAATATGCTAGGCCTATTAAATGACCATGGAGCTAGCAGCAGCATcatctcaacccgcggcccgtcacaaattcaaatgcgtcccaccatgctgaacacaattacattttttttttcagttttacaattattattatttttacattcatttaaacatttacttaagaaatataatctatagcctaatgttttttatgttaaattattttgtgtttcatatattattttcagacatgatcAGACCTACTCACATAACATTActcatttaacgaacacatacaagcgcccactttggcagaattcaatcaacagccattagttcggtaaaattgagcatcataatggacaaatttgtttttaagggagaaaaaaaagaaatgtgaaaaatgccaGTGAATGAACACGTAGAAAAAATAATAGTAGCAGTATCAGTAGTGAAGGAGAATGCTGGATTTTCTGTTTGTCCCGCATTTTACTTGAAGTTCAGGCAAATGGGAACACCATATATTACATAGCAGTCATCCCAGTGGGACAGACCCACGTGGGAAGAGATCTCTGCCAggaaagtctcaaaaacacacacacac from Carassius auratus strain Wakin chromosome 1, ASM336829v1, whole genome shotgun sequence includes these protein-coding regions:
- the LOC113106969 gene encoding cell wall protein IFF6-like; translation: MIVVRSQAARMTARVYFLLIAVLSCLFGYLNTTRTIQRRSTVKPGQCPIPEMIPLWAESCFNDGQCPTTQKCCPTTSGFACSEPRGPVQGSKPGQGIRQGQSSRQGQASGRGSGPGQGSGQASGHGQGKGSGQASGHGQGKGSGQASGHGQGKGSGQASGHGQGKGSGQASGHGQGKGSGQASGHGQGKGSGQSSGQGPGQGKGSGQASGQGQGKGSGQASGRGQGKGSGQASGHGQGQGKGSGQGQASGQGKGSGPGQASGHGQGKGSGLGPGQASGHGQGQASGHEPGQGKGSGLGQCGFSSYLRRSKWAIYIEHNTISEGPGPWSQL